One genomic window of Paenibacillus xylanilyticus includes the following:
- a CDS encoding ABC transporter substrate-binding protein: MKYTPWFIRAIVILLIIIVALTSCNQEKNEAKITIGEVTRSVFYAPEYVAVAQGFFEEEGLEVEIQTTAGGDKTMAALLAGSVDIALVGAETSIYVYQQGAEDPVINFAQLTQTDGTFLFARNAESSFDWDQLKQSTFLGQRKGGMPQMAGEFTLNKHGIDPQEDLELIQNVDFANIASAFASGTGDYVQLFEPQASIFEQEGRGKVVASFGTESGHLPYTVFMTKQSYINDNKEMVQKFTNGLHKAQVWVDSHSAEEIAEVILPYFKDIDQSILVSSIHRYKEQGTYATDPIIDDEEWNNLLDVMSAAGELEQRVDSKAIVDNTYAEQASSVK; this comes from the coding sequence ATGAAATACACGCCCTGGTTTATTCGTGCCATCGTTATATTGCTGATTATCATTGTCGCGCTCACGAGCTGCAACCAAGAGAAAAACGAAGCGAAAATTACGATTGGCGAGGTGACGCGTTCGGTATTTTACGCACCGGAGTATGTGGCCGTAGCCCAAGGCTTTTTTGAAGAAGAGGGGCTGGAGGTCGAGATCCAGACAACGGCTGGTGGTGACAAAACGATGGCTGCCTTGCTCGCGGGCTCCGTGGATATCGCCCTGGTCGGAGCAGAGACATCCATCTACGTCTATCAGCAGGGAGCGGAAGATCCGGTCATTAACTTTGCCCAGCTAACCCAGACAGACGGTACATTTTTGTTTGCACGGAATGCCGAAAGCAGCTTTGATTGGGATCAGCTGAAGCAGAGTACATTTCTCGGACAACGCAAAGGCGGGATGCCGCAAATGGCTGGAGAATTCACGTTGAACAAACACGGCATTGATCCGCAGGAGGATCTGGAATTGATCCAAAATGTCGATTTTGCCAACATTGCTTCGGCATTTGCGTCGGGTACAGGAGATTATGTACAGCTGTTTGAACCACAGGCATCCATCTTTGAACAGGAAGGCCGCGGGAAGGTCGTTGCATCGTTTGGAACGGAGAGTGGACATTTGCCTTATACGGTGTTCATGACGAAACAAAGCTACATCAACGACAACAAGGAAATGGTCCAGAAATTTACGAACGGGCTGCACAAAGCGCAGGTCTGGGTAGATTCCCATTCGGCTGAAGAGATTGCCGAGGTCATCCTCCCTTACTTTAAAGACATCGATCAATCCATTCTCGTAAGTAGTATTCATCGTTATAAGGAACAGGGGACGTATGCAACCGATCCGATTATTGACGATGAAGAATGGAACAATCTGCTGGACGTCATGAGTGCGGCTGGAGAACTCGAACAACGGGTGGATTCCAAAGCGATTGTCGACAACACCTATGCGGAACAAGCATCATCTGTGAAGTAA
- a CDS encoding carboxypeptidase M32, translating into MEEQTLKHLESFLNLASKIKSYHEAIGLLHWDLRTGAPKKGVPTRSETIGMLSTEAFKLQTSDEMKTYLDTLTKPEVLNQLDDINRRLVLECKKEYDRSQSVPPEKVQAYTVLTAKSETAWEDAKHNSDFEGFSPYLTEIVKLKQEFIDYWGVKDTRYDTLLDMYEPDLTVEKVDAVFARLKARLVPLQEKINASENKPNTEFLNQLFNTEQQEKFSLFILGQMGYDFDAGRLDESVHPFATGLNPGDVRITTNYLQDDVTSAVFSSLHEGGHALYEQNIDESLAGTLLAEGTSMGIHESQSRLWENMIGRSRPFWTRYYQDLQQHFPQLSEVALEDFYRAINRVESSLIRIEADELTYNLHIIIRYEIEKMLFNEGLEVKDLPETWNAKYKEYLGIVPPNDGVGVLQDVHWSGGDFGYFASYSLGNMYAAQILHTLRQELPEFDAYIAEGNLIPIKEWLTDKIYRYGKSRTPSELILAVTGEELNPDYLADYLEAKYTEIYKL; encoded by the coding sequence ATGGAAGAACAAACCCTGAAACATCTAGAATCATTCCTTAATTTGGCCAGCAAAATCAAAAGTTATCACGAAGCCATTGGTTTGCTTCATTGGGATCTGCGCACGGGTGCGCCGAAGAAAGGCGTTCCGACTCGTTCGGAAACGATCGGCATGTTATCTACCGAAGCGTTCAAGCTTCAAACTTCGGATGAGATGAAAACCTATTTGGACACGTTGACCAAACCAGAGGTGTTGAATCAACTGGATGATATAAATCGCCGCCTGGTATTGGAATGCAAAAAGGAATACGATCGGAGCCAATCCGTCCCGCCTGAGAAGGTTCAAGCATATACGGTGCTTACGGCCAAATCGGAAACGGCATGGGAAGATGCCAAGCATAATAGCGATTTTGAAGGCTTTTCCCCGTATTTGACAGAGATCGTGAAACTCAAACAGGAGTTCATCGACTACTGGGGTGTGAAAGACACACGCTATGATACGCTGCTTGATATGTACGAGCCGGATCTGACCGTAGAGAAGGTAGATGCGGTATTTGCCCGGTTGAAAGCACGCTTGGTGCCGCTGCAGGAAAAGATCAATGCTTCCGAAAACAAGCCGAATACGGAGTTCTTAAACCAGCTGTTTAATACGGAGCAACAGGAAAAATTCAGTTTGTTCATTTTGGGACAGATGGGTTATGACTTTGATGCCGGAAGACTGGATGAGAGTGTTCATCCGTTCGCGACAGGACTTAATCCGGGAGATGTGCGAATCACGACGAATTACTTGCAGGATGATGTGACGAGCGCGGTATTCAGTTCTTTGCACGAAGGTGGACATGCTCTATATGAGCAAAATATTGACGAAAGTCTGGCAGGTACCCTGCTGGCAGAAGGAACATCGATGGGGATTCATGAATCCCAGTCCCGCCTCTGGGAAAATATGATTGGCCGCAGTCGTCCGTTCTGGACTCGCTATTATCAAGACTTGCAGCAGCATTTTCCGCAATTGAGCGAAGTAGCTCTGGAAGATTTCTACCGTGCGATCAACCGCGTCGAAAGTTCGCTGATCCGAATTGAAGCAGACGAGCTGACGTATAATCTGCACATTATCATTCGTTATGAGATTGAGAAAATGCTGTTCAATGAGGGACTGGAAGTCAAGGATTTGCCGGAAACCTGGAACGCCAAGTACAAAGAATATCTCGGGATTGTTCCTCCAAACGATGGCGTAGGCGTGCTTCAGGATGTTCACTGGTCCGGTGGCGATTTTGGTTATTTTGCATCGTATTCACTCGGCAATATGTATGCCGCTCAGATTCTACATACGCTGCGCCAGGAACTGCCGGAGTTTGACGCTTATATTGCAGAAGGCAATCTGATACCGATCAAGGAATGGTTAACGGACAAGATTTATCGTTACGGCAAGAGCCGTACACCTTCCGAATTGATTCTCGCTGTGACAGGTGAGGAGCTGAACCCGGATTATCTGGCTGATTATCTGGAAGCCAAATATACCGAGATTTATAAACTGTAG
- a CDS encoding beta-class carbonic anhydrase has product MNNIQEILAYNKSFVETKEYEKYTAGKFPTKKMAIITCMDTRLVELLPKAMNLKNGEVKILKTAGAIISQPFGSVMRSVLVAIYELGADEVVVVGHTECGMASLQADTMIGHMVDRGVSKEVINALDNSGINLQNWLRGFNSVDEGVKHTVGVIKNHPLFPQGVPVHGMIIDSSTGQLELVVEGYEQQASL; this is encoded by the coding sequence ATGAACAACATTCAAGAGATTTTGGCGTACAACAAATCATTTGTCGAGACAAAAGAATACGAAAAGTATACGGCCGGAAAGTTTCCAACCAAAAAAATGGCAATTATCACATGCATGGACACCCGTCTGGTGGAACTGCTGCCTAAAGCGATGAACCTGAAGAACGGTGAGGTTAAAATCCTTAAAACGGCGGGTGCCATTATCTCTCAACCTTTCGGTTCTGTTATGCGAAGCGTGCTTGTAGCTATTTATGAGCTCGGGGCAGACGAAGTTGTTGTTGTCGGTCACACCGAGTGCGGTATGGCATCCTTGCAAGCAGACACCATGATTGGCCACATGGTTGACCGCGGTGTATCCAAAGAAGTCATAAATGCTCTGGACAACTCCGGAATCAATTTGCAAAATTGGCTTCGAGGGTTTAACAGTGTTGATGAAGGGGTAAAACACACTGTAGGAGTCATCAAAAATCATCCCCTGTTTCCACAGGGAGTACCCGTTCACGGCATGATTATTGATTCCTCTACAGGCCAGCTTGAGCTTGTAGTCGAAGGGTACGAGCAACAGGCATCTCTCTAA
- a CDS encoding PadR family transcriptional regulator: MNILSYGLLGLLTREESSGYDLMLKIQPHWQAKHSQIYPLLSKMENDELLSSRWVQQSDKPDKKMYAVTEKGIEKLLGWMITPVTAPVTRDEFNLRILCVGIAEDGSMRRILNERKNWFMERIRYFEDLKSRIPQDNLRVGSREFGSYILVQKGLMNAQTGLEWCNWVTQLLDGQAAIQDPCPIISEN, from the coding sequence ATGAACATACTTTCCTACGGATTGCTCGGGCTGCTTACCCGCGAGGAGTCGTCTGGTTACGATCTGATGCTGAAGATTCAGCCTCATTGGCAAGCCAAACACAGTCAGATCTATCCGCTCCTGTCCAAGATGGAAAATGATGAACTACTATCTTCCCGCTGGGTGCAACAGTCTGACAAACCGGACAAAAAAATGTATGCAGTCACGGAAAAAGGTATCGAGAAATTGCTCGGCTGGATGATTACTCCTGTTACTGCTCCGGTAACACGTGACGAGTTCAATTTGCGTATTTTATGTGTCGGCATAGCCGAAGATGGAAGCATGAGACGCATTCTGAATGAGCGCAAAAACTGGTTTATGGAGCGCATCCGATATTTCGAGGATCTGAAGTCCCGCATCCCTCAGGATAACCTCCGCGTAGGCAGCCGGGAATTTGGGAGCTACATTCTGGTTCAAAAGGGATTAATGAATGCCCAGACCGGCCTGGAATGGTGCAACTGGGTGACCCAGCTGCTGGATGGTCAGGCAGCCATTCAGGACCCTTGTCCGATTATTTCGGAAAATTAA
- a CDS encoding YxcD family protein, whose amino-acid sequence MVLSMDEIVNAICLHMAERKGVRPTDVNVELSWEEDTGYSAEVWIQGRSQYLVESNMIEAILRYLHSEYNIRAYRENVRLDLDEEITAIVNQ is encoded by the coding sequence ATGGTTCTAAGCATGGATGAGATTGTTAATGCAATCTGTCTTCACATGGCTGAACGCAAAGGTGTGCGCCCGACCGATGTCAATGTTGAACTGAGCTGGGAAGAAGATACGGGATACTCCGCGGAAGTCTGGATTCAAGGCCGTAGTCAATACTTGGTTGAATCCAACATGATAGAAGCGATCCTGCGCTACCTGCACAGTGAATACAACATCCGGGCTTACCGTGAAAACGTCAGACTTGATCTGGACGAAGAAATTACAGCCATTGTGAATCAATAA
- the tyrS gene encoding tyrosine--tRNA ligase translates to MNIIDELEWRDAINQQTDAEGLRELTETKSISLYCGVDPTGDSMHIGHLIPFMMLKRFQLAGHRPVILIGGATGTIGDPSGRQSERSLQTLEQVQENVNKLTAQMKKLFVTEGDNQVRMVNNYDWTHQINVIEFLRDYGKNFNLNTMLAKDVVASRLEGGISFTEFSYQILQSLDYHHLFQNEDVQLQIGGSDQWGNITSGLDLIRKKEGSEARAYGLTIPLMLKADGTKFGKTAGGAIWLDPDKTTPFEFYQFWANTDDRDVIKYLKYFTFLSKEEIEALAEKVETEPHKREAQKALAEEMTKFVHGDEMLEQAKRITAALFSGDIRSLTADEIEQGFKEMPTFETDGEAKNIVDWLVDLGLEPSKRQAREDVTKGAISMNGEKITELEFTVSAEHAIGGKFIIIRKGKKNYSLVKLK, encoded by the coding sequence TTGAATATTATTGATGAACTTGAATGGCGTGACGCCATAAACCAACAGACGGATGCGGAGGGGCTGCGTGAGCTGACGGAAACCAAGTCGATCTCCTTGTACTGTGGAGTTGACCCTACTGGAGACAGTATGCACATCGGTCACCTGATTCCGTTCATGATGCTGAAACGTTTTCAACTTGCGGGACATCGTCCAGTGATCCTGATTGGGGGAGCAACGGGTACAATTGGTGACCCAAGTGGACGTCAATCTGAGCGTTCGCTGCAAACCCTGGAACAGGTCCAAGAGAACGTCAATAAGCTGACAGCACAGATGAAAAAATTGTTTGTAACCGAAGGCGACAACCAGGTTCGCATGGTGAACAACTACGACTGGACACATCAAATTAACGTCATTGAGTTTTTGCGTGATTACGGGAAAAACTTCAATCTTAACACGATGCTGGCAAAAGATGTGGTGGCGAGCAGACTGGAAGGCGGAATCTCGTTCACCGAGTTTTCCTACCAGATCCTGCAGTCTCTGGATTACCATCACCTGTTCCAAAACGAGGATGTACAGCTGCAGATCGGTGGCTCCGATCAATGGGGGAATATCACAAGTGGTCTGGACCTCATCCGCAAGAAAGAAGGGTCTGAAGCAAGAGCTTACGGGCTGACGATCCCTCTGATGCTCAAAGCCGATGGAACGAAATTCGGTAAAACCGCGGGCGGTGCGATCTGGTTGGATCCGGACAAAACGACACCATTTGAATTCTACCAGTTCTGGGCGAATACGGATGATCGTGATGTCATCAAATACCTGAAATACTTCACCTTCCTGAGCAAAGAGGAAATTGAAGCTTTGGCTGAAAAGGTTGAGACCGAGCCGCACAAACGTGAAGCACAGAAGGCACTCGCCGAAGAAATGACAAAATTCGTTCACGGCGATGAGATGCTGGAGCAAGCTAAACGGATTACCGCTGCGCTCTTCAGTGGAGATATTCGCTCCCTGACAGCAGATGAGATCGAGCAGGGCTTCAAGGAAATGCCTACGTTTGAAACAGACGGCGAAGCCAAAAACATCGTGGACTGGCTGGTTGATCTGGGCCTTGAGCCATCCAAACGCCAAGCGCGTGAGGATGTCACCAAAGGTGCGATCTCTATGAACGGAGAGAAGATTACAGAGCTGGAATTCACAGTGTCTGCAGAGCATGCGATTGGTGGCAAGTTCATCATTATTCGTAAAGGCAAGAAGAACTACAGCCTTGTGAAATTGAAGTAG
- a CDS encoding DMP19 family protein — protein MKGVTNQDIHDVWYDYALKFVDKKNKQEQGWSGLTSEEQEIAALWLLEVDVFNGGFIQFFCNWGEEAYLHVLRALHTIGANQVLGNIQEQYRLIEHLADDERLTALWDIPHLLTTEEELRLDTLDQQLWDNEDQIAEKAYTYYHRKLNIEV, from the coding sequence ATGAAGGGCGTGACTAATCAAGATATTCATGATGTATGGTATGATTATGCGTTGAAGTTTGTAGACAAAAAGAACAAACAGGAACAGGGATGGTCGGGATTAACATCCGAGGAGCAGGAAATTGCAGCCCTATGGCTGTTGGAAGTAGACGTATTTAACGGTGGGTTTATTCAATTTTTCTGCAACTGGGGAGAAGAAGCATATCTTCATGTTTTGCGGGCATTACATACGATTGGTGCGAACCAAGTGCTGGGTAATATTCAAGAGCAGTATCGCTTGATCGAGCATTTGGCGGATGATGAACGGCTGACAGCATTATGGGACATTCCCCATTTACTCACGACAGAAGAGGAACTAAGGTTAGATACTCTGGATCAGCAATTGTGGGATAACGAGGATCAGATTGCGGAGAAGGCGTACACGTATTATCATAGGAAGCTGAATATAGAGGTATAG
- a CDS encoding Imm63 family immunity protein, producing MSVLTKQELAVKLLELLSQTDFDQEQSNTYVNRLFEPFKWEGAPYVEMENGTYIVTIYERGMPMLKKKLKQTEMVIYWLLEDIIFTTVHVEMLKKYDVDNINTHLKYTSEVIQEMDRNVTNAFQQLGEPYLHWHQTGKRHELESMQPRGKG from the coding sequence ATGTCGGTTTTAACCAAACAGGAATTAGCAGTCAAGCTGCTTGAACTGTTATCCCAAACAGACTTTGACCAAGAACAGAGCAATACATATGTTAACCGTCTATTCGAGCCTTTCAAATGGGAAGGTGCGCCTTATGTTGAAATGGAAAATGGAACCTATATCGTCACCATATATGAACGTGGAATGCCCATGTTGAAGAAAAAGTTGAAGCAGACCGAGATGGTGATCTACTGGCTGCTGGAGGATATTATTTTTACCACGGTGCATGTGGAGATGTTGAAAAAATACGATGTAGATAATATCAACACTCATCTAAAATACACGAGCGAAGTGATACAGGAAATGGACCGCAACGTAACGAACGCTTTTCAGCAGTTGGGAGAACCCTATTTACACTGGCATCAAACCGGTAAACGCCATGAATTGGAGAGCATGCAGCCTAGGGGAAAGGGATGA